The following is a genomic window from Verrucosispora sp. WMMD573.
GCTTCTCGCTGGAACCCCTACTGGAGTTGGCCGACCGGGAGGGCCTGGAGTCCCCGCCCGAACGCTGAGCGGGTCACTCCCAGGGGCTGCGCGTCCCGTCGTACTCCTCGAAGACCAGCCAGCTGCGGGTGGCGAGCACTCCGGCGATGCGCTGCACCCGGTCCAGCACCACGTCCCGCAGGGTGGCGTTGTCCGGCGCCCGGACCAGGGCGAGCACGTCGTGCTCGCCGCTGAGCAGCGCCACGTGTTCGACGTAGCGCACCCGGGCCAGCTCCGCCGACACCTCCCGCCAGGTGTTCTGCCTGATCGTCAGCGCGATGTACGCCGAGGTGCCCAGGCCGGCGACCTCCGGGGCGACCCGGGCGGAGAACCCGGTGATCACCCCGTCGCGCAGCAGCCGCTCCACCCGGGCGTACGCGTTGGTGCGTGAGACGTGCACCCGTTCGGCGAGCGTCCGGATGGAGAGCCGACCGTCCCGGGTCAGCTCGTCGAGGATGCGCCGGTCCACCTCGTCGAGGGCGACTGCCGAACGTCCCGTTCCGCCCCGCCGGTCCGCCTCGTCGGCGGTCTCCTGGCTCATCGAACCCTCCTCTGGGTGCCATCCATCCCGCGTTCACCGGCCATCTTGAGTCAATCATCCGACAGCAGGAGCATAGGGCCACCACACGTCCAGGAGGTTCCGCCGTGACCACCACCCCCCAGGCGGCCCGCAGGGCATCTCCGCGCAAGCGGCGGCCGGCCACCCCGGCCGCGGCCGACCCCGCCGCCGGCCTGCTGCCCCAGACCGAACCGGTCCGGCTGCTCAACCCGGACGGCACCCTGCTGCCGACCCGCGCGGACTACCCCGAACCGCCCGTCGAGGCGCTGCGCGAGATGTACCGGCGGATGGTCGTCGGCCGGCGCTTCGACGCGCAGGCCACCGCGCTGACCAAGCAGGGCCGGCTGGCCGTCTACCCATCCTCCCGGGGCCAGGAGGCCTGCCAGGTCGGCGGTGTCCTGGCGCTGCGCGACGAGGACTGGGTATTCCCCACCTACCGGGAGTCGATGGCGCTGACCGCCCGCGGCATCGACCCGGTCGAGGTGCTGACGCTGCTGCGCGGCGACTGGCACTGCGGCTACGACCCGGCGCAGCGGCGCACCGCACCGCAGTGCACGCCGCTGGCCACCCAGTGCGTACACGCCGCGGGTCTGGCCTACGGGGAGTCGTACCAGGGGCGCGACACGGTGGCCCTGGTCTACATCGGCGACGGTGCCACCAGCGAGGGCGACTTCCACGAGGGAGTCAACTTCGCCGCCGTGTTCAAGGCCCCGGTCGTGTACTTCGTGCAGAACAACAGGTACGCCATCAGCGTCCCACTGTCCCGGCAGACCGCTGCCCCGACGCTGGCCCACAAGGGTGTCGGGTACGGCGTCCCCAGCGAGCAGGTCGACGGCAACGACCCGGTGGCCGTGCTCGCGGTGCTCACCCGCGCGGTCGCGCACGCCCGCGCCGGCAGGGGACCGTTCCTGGTCGAGGCGCACACCTATCGGATGGAGCCGCACACCAACGCCGACGACGCCTCGCGCTACCGCGACGCCGACGAGGTGGAGGCGTGGCGTGACCGCGATCCGCTGGTCCGGCTGGAGACCTACCTGCGCGGCCGGGACGTGCTCGACGACGCGGCCGTCGCCGAGATCGCCGAGCAGGCCGAGACGTACGCGGCCGACCTGCGGGACCGGATGAACAGCCAACCCACGGTCGACCCGCTCAGCCTCTTCGACCACGTCTACGCCGAACCCACCGCGCAACTGGTGGAGCAGCGGGAGCAGGTGCGCGCCGAACTGGCCGCGGCAGCGGAGGAGGACGCCTGATGGCCACCATGACCATGGCGAAGGCGCTCAACGCCGCGCTCGCCGACGCGATGCTCGACGACGAGCGGGTGCTCGTCTTCGGCGAGGACGTCGGTCAACTCGGTGGGGTCTTCCGGATCACCGACGGACTCCAGGCCCGCTTCGGCGACAAACGCTGCTTCGACACCCCCCTCGCGGAGGCCGGCATCGTCGGGTTCGCCGTCGGGCTGGCCATGTCCGGGCTGCGGCCGGTGGTCGAGATGCAGTTCGACGCGTTCGCGTACCCGGCGTTCGAACAGATCGCCTCGCACGTGGCGAAGCTGCGTAACCGCACCCGGGGCGCGTTGAGCGTGCCGATGGTGATCCGGGTGCCCTACGCCGGCGGGATCGGCGGCGTGGAACACCACTGCGACTCCTCAGAGGCGTACTACGCGCACACCCCGGGTCTGAAGGTGGTCACCCCGGCGACCGTCGACGACGCGTACTCGCTGCTGCGGGAGGCGATCGACGACCCGGACCCGGTGGTGTTCATGGAGCCGAAGAAGCTCTACTTCGCCGGCGCCGAGACCGCGCTGCCGACCCGCACCGAGCCGTTCGGCCGGGCGGTCGTGCGTCGGCCCGGACGCGACGCCACCCTGGTCGCGTACGGGCCGGCGGTTCCGGTCGCGCTGGAGGCCGCCGAGGCCGCCCGGGACGAGGGATGGGACCTGGAGGTGGTCGACGTACGCACCATCGTGCCGTTCGACGACGCCACCATCGCCGCCTCGGTACGCCGCACCGGGCGGTGCGTGGTGGTGCAGGAGGCGCAGGGCTTCGCCGGGGTCGGCGCGGAGATCGCCGCCCGGGTGCAGGAGCGGTGCTTCCACGCGCTGCACGCCCCGGTGCTGCGGGTCTCCGGGCTGGACATCCCGTACCCGGCGCCGATGCTGGAGCACACCCACCTGCCGTCGGTCGACCGGGTACTGGACGCGGTGGCCCGGTTGCAGTGGGACGACCAGCCCGACCGGCGTTGGCTGACCGAGAGCAGTGCGGCATGACCGAGAAGGTTTTCCTCCTGCCCGACCTCGGCGAGGGCCTGGCCGAGGCGGAGATCGTGCAGTGGCGGGTCGCGGTCGGCGACACGGTCACGGTGGACCAGACCGTGGTCGAGGTCGAGACCGCCAAGGCGGTCGTCGACGTGCCCTGCCCGTACGCCGGCCGGGTCGTCGCCCTGCACGGCGCCGAGGGTGAGGTGCGTCCGGTGGGCCAACCCCTGATCACCGTCGCCGGGCCGGTCGGTGGGCACGCCGACGGCAGCGAGCCGACCGGGCACGCGGTATACCGCGAGGAGGAGCGGGCCGGCTCCGGCAACGTCCTGATCGGGTACGGCACCGGGCACGGCGGTGCCCGCCGTCGTCGGCGGCCTCGGCTCGCCGCGGCCGGGGACGCGTCGGGTGCCAGCGGCGCACCGACGGCTTCGGGTGCCGGCCGGCCGGTGGCGGTGGCCGACCGGGAGCCCGGCCCGCCCGAACCGGCCCAGCCGCTGGTCATCTCGCCGATCGTGCGGCGGTTGGCGCGGGAGCGTGGGGTGGATCTGACGACGGTGCGCGGCAGCGGCCCCGGCGGTGTGGTCCGCCGGGCCGACGTGGAGGCGGCGGCCCGCGACGTCAGCGGGGCGTCGGCCGACGTCGGCGCCCGGCTCGCCGCAGTTCCCGACCGTCCGGCGACAACGGGACAGCACCCGGCGCCGGGAGACCCGGGCATGGCCGGTGCCCAGGATCTGGTCATCCCGTTGACCGGTATCCGCCGGACCATCGCGGACAAGCTGTCCCGCAGCCGGCGGGAGATCCCCGAGGTGACCATCTGGGTGGACGCCGACGCCACCGCCCTGCTGGAGACCCGGGCCGCGATCAACTCCGCCCGCCCGGACCGCCCGGTGAGCATCCTGGCCCTGTTCGCGCGGATCTGCCTGTCCGGGCTGCGCCGCTACCCGCAGCTCAACGCGCGGGTCGACACCGAGGGCCAGCGGATCGTCCAGTCGGCCGGGGTGCACCTGGGCATCGCCGCCCAGACGGACCGGGGGCTGGTGGTGCCGGTGCTGCGGGACGCCGAGCGGCTCACCACCACCGAACTCGCGGTCGAACTCGCGGCCACCACCGCCGCGGCCCGGGCCGGTGAACTGTCCCCGGCCCGGCTGACCGGGGGTACCTTCACGCTGAACAACTACGGGGTGTTCGGCGTCGACGGCTCGACCCCGATCATCAATCACCCGGAGGCCGCGTTGCTCGGCATCGGCCGCATCGTGGACAAGCCGTGGGTCGTCGACGGCCAGCTCGCGGTCCGGAAGGTGACGCAGCTGAGCCTCACCTTCGACCACCGGGTCTGCGACGGCGGTGTGGCCGGCGGGTTCCTGCGGCAGGTGGCGGACTGTGTCGAGCAGCCCGCGTTGCTGATCGCCACGGTCTGACGGCCCAGGTGAATCAGGGCGGGTTCGCCGTTCCGTCCGAAGTCGGGACGGCGAACCCGTGAGCGAGCGTCCGCTGGGCCCGCGGACCGGATCAGTGGTACGGCGCCGGACATAGCGCGACAGTCGACCGAGTATCGCCCGAATCGTCGTCGCCGGCATCTTCCGTTCGTCGGGGGTGCGATCACGGAAAGGCTTCTCCGTGCCTTGCCCATGCTCTTGCTCGAAACCGCGAAAACGTCGGTGTCGAACTGGGGAGAATGTGGCGGAGGAAGCGGCGATAAACGGGGGGACGCATCATGATGTTGAGGCGGCGACTGACGCTGTTGGCGGTGAGTGTCGCAGCGACACCGCTGGCGCTGGGCGCGTGCACCGGCGACCGCAGGGCCGGGCAGCCCGCCGAGGCGCGAGCCAACCCGGAACTGTCCGTGACACCGGCCGAGGGAACCCGCGACGTGCCGGTCACCGGGGAGGTCGGCACCGTGGTCAAGCACGGGCGGGTCACCGCCGTGCGGATCACCGACGACAAGGGCACGACGGTCGCGGCCGAGCCGCGTGAGGACGGCACCGGGTGGGTGCCGAGCCGGTCACTGGAGCCGAAGCGGACGTACACCGCGGAGGTCACCGCGACCGGCGACTCCGGGAAGACGGTCACCCGGAGGACGAGCTTCACCACGCAGCCCAAATCATCCAAACCAACCATTGTTAGCACATTGTATTTCGCCGGTGATCGGACGTACGGAACGGCAATGCCGGTAACTGTCGCCTTCGACCCGCCCATTCCCGAGGAGGCGCGGGCGGATGTGCAACGCCGTTTGTTCGTGAAAACGGATCCGCCGCAACCGGGCACCTGGTCCTGGGTGTCCGACGGTAGCCAGGTCTATTACCGAGCGCCCGATTTCTGGCGGCCGGGTACGTCGATCAAGGTCCGCTCGGCGCTGGAGGGCCTGCCGATCGGCAAGGAGCACGTCGGCGACGCCGACCGGCGGGCCACCTCGAAGATCGGCCGGCAGGTCGAGTTGGAGATCGACAACGCGAGCAAGCAGATGTCGGTGATCCGGGACGGCAAGTTGTTGCGCAAGTTGCCGGTAAGTCTCGGCAAGCCGAGCACCCCCACCTCCAGCGGCAAGATGGTGATCATGGAGAAGCACGACTTCACCACGTTCGACACGCGGGGCTCGGCCGATCCGTACGTGGTGGACGTCGAGGATGCGCAGCGGCTCACCTGGGGTGGTGAGTTCATCCACGGCGCACCCTGGTCGGAGGGGGACCAGGGGTACACAAACGTGTCCCACGGATGCACCAACCTGTCGGCGGCCAACGCGGACTGGCTGATGGGCATCACCCAGGTCGGTGACCTGGTGACCGTCAAGGGCACCGAGGTCGAGCTCAACGAGGGCAACGGCTGGACGGCGTGGAACGTCGGCTGGGAGCAGTTCGCCAGGGGCAGCGCACTGCCGGTGCCGGCCGGTCTGCGGCCCTCGCCGACCCAGGCGCCGGACCCGGGAGCGGTCGCCGGAGGCTCGCCCGAACCGCAGCCGTCGGCGAGCGGCGGCTGACCGAACGTACGCGCCGGGCCACCCGCCCGCGGGTCGGCCCGGCGCCCCGTGGTGGTTCCCGGAAGATGGTCACCCAGGGGCCGGGGATCGTCCCTAGGGTGGACCCGGCCGGCCTGCGGGTCATGCCCTGGGCTTACCCGGAACCGCCTTCGGGCAGGGTGGAAGTGTCGGTGGCGAGGGATAGGTTCGTCGTATGCGAGAGCGCGAGGAACGGTTCCACGTCGAGACCGTCGTGTCCGACGACGCGGTGTGCGTTCGCGTGGTCGGTGTGATCGACATTGCCACGGTCGCGGCGTTCCGCGCCGCGCTCTGGGCGGCCCCCACCCGCACCGAGTTGCGGGTGGATCTGTCCGGCGTCCGGCTGCTGTCAGCTGCCGGGGTCCGCACCCTGGTCGCGGCTCGGCTCTGGGTGCGGTCGCAGGGCGGCAACCTGGTGCTGCTCGACCCGCCGCCGCTGGTGGAGCGGGTGCTCCGGGCCACCGGCCTGGGGCGGGTCATCCCGGTCGTCGGCACGACACCGGAGCGGGTGCTCGCCGCGGCGTGACCGGTCGGCGTGCCACCCGTCGGCGGCGCAACCGGTGCGCCGTCCGAACGGCGCGTCCGGCGCCGGGCACGGGGCCGGCGCCGGACGCGTGCGGTCAGCGGACGCCGAGCAGGTCGACCACGAAGACCAGGGTCTCGTTGGGCTTGATGACGCCACCGGCGCCCCGGCTGCCGTACCCGAGGTGCGGCGGGATGGTCAGCCGGCGTCGGCCGCCGACGCGCATCCCCACCACGCCCTGGTCCCAGCCGGCGATGACCCGTCCACCGCCGAGCGGGAAGTCGAACGGCTCACCCCGGTTCCAGGAGGCGTCGAACTCCGCGCCGGTGGAGTGGGACACCCCGACGTAGTGCACGCGGGCCACCTGCCCGGGCTGGGCCTCCGGCCCCTCGCCCACGGTGATCTCCTCGATCACGAGGTCGGCCGGCGGGGCGCCCTCGATCGGGCCGATCTCGGGCTTGCTCGCTGCCTGGTTCATGCGGCTTCTCCTGGTGCGTCGGTTGCATCTCAGCACAATCCTGCCGGATGCTACGGCCCGACGCCCCGTGGACCGCTGCGGGCCAGCAATGGCCGAGCCGGACGGGACACGGTGCGGCGGACGCCACCGTAGGTGACGCCCGCCGTGGGGGAGGTGATCAGGGTCAGCGGAGCCAGCCGAACCGCTTGACGATCGGCAGCCGGGCCCAGGTGCGGCCGAGCCCCCAGGTGTCACCGGCGTTGGCCACCGCGAGCAGGGCCAGCACGCCGGCGTAGACGAGGTGGTCGTCCATGAAGGGGTTGTTCTCCGGGGGCAGCACGGCCGTCCACATCAGCACCAGCAGCAGACCGCCGGTCGCGGCGGCGACGCGCACCCCGATGCCGAGCAGCAGTGCGGTACCGATGGCGGCCAAGCCGATCATGAAGAGCCAGTCGGCCCAGACGGCGCCGGCGATGCCGTTGTAGAAGCCCTGGAACGGGCCGGCGGCACCGAAGCTGAGGAAGCCCTCGGTCGGGCTGCCCCCGTTGATCCAGGCGTTCTTCGCCTCGGTGGCGAACCCCAGGCCGAACACCTTGTCCAGGAAGGCCCAGAGGAAGACCCAACCGAGCGCCAGGCGGAGCCCGGCGAGCAGGTAGCGGGTGGCCCGGGTGCGGAGGTTCTGCTCCTGGTTGGTCTCGGCCACCGGGGTCTTGGCGGCGGTGTTCCGCTCGATCATCGCGGTCATCATGTCCACGTCCCTTCGCTGCTTCGCACCGCGTGTTCCGGTGGCAGTTCCATTGGACGCCCGGGACGCGGGCGGCGATCAGGGCCGGCGGGCCGTGGCCGGCCGGGACCTTCGACCCGTCTTCACCGGGACCCGTGACCGGTGCCGGATCCGCACGACCGTCCGTCGCGGCGGTCAGCGGGCGACGTAGAGATCGGCGAGCTGGGCGGACAGCAGTGCGGGAGCCTCCGCCAACGACGGGCCGTACCAGGTCAGGTGCCGACCGGACACCAGGGCGCAGGGAATGCCGGGAAAGGCCTCCGGCCCGTCGTCGCGGGTGAAGCGGTACGGCTCGTCCGGCAGCACGACGAGCTCCGGCGTCTGGTCCCGCAGCTGCGGCAGGGTCGGTCGTGGATACCGCTCCGGCTGCTCGCCGTACGGGTTGTCGATGCCGAGCCGGCGCAGCAGATCCCCGGCGAAGGTGTCGGCGCCGAGCACCACCCAGGGTCGCCGCCAGACCGGCACCACCGCGCGTCGGGGGACCGGCGTGCCCGGTAGCGCGGCCCAGGCTCGCCGGGCCTCCGTCAGCCACCGCGGCTCCGCTGCCGTTCCCAGCTCACGAAGAAGGTCGGTCAGCTCGGTCAGCGCACCATCCACTGTGCGGGGATAGGTCACCCGGGTCGGTATCCCCGCCGCGGCCAGGGCGGTGGCGTCCGCCCGTCGGTTCTCCTCGACGTTGAGCAGGACCAGGTCGGGACGGAGCGCGCGGATCCGGTCCAGGTCCGGGTACTTGGTGCCGCCCACCCGTGGCACGTCCAGGTCCGCCGGGTGGGTGCACCAGTCGGTGGCACCGACCAGCAGACCGGGCAGGGTCGCCGCCACCGCCTCGGTCAGCGACGGCACCAGGGACACCACCCGCACCCGTCCACCTCCTCGACCCGGCTGCCGAGTGGTCCGGCGTGGACCACCGTCCGGTCACCGCCAGCCCGTCGGGGGAGCCGCCGGCATGATCGTCATCCTAGACTCGGTCGGCCGACGGCAGGAGAGCGTTGTCGAGCTGCTCACGCGCCGTCGGCCGGCCGTGCGGGCCGCTGCCGGCCGGCAGGGAGAGGTTGACGAGGACTCATGGGTACGACGATGACCGGTGAAGACGATCGCGTGCTGTCGCAGGTGCCGGAGGAAGCCGGGCGTGGCCCCGTGCTGATCCGGGCGGAGCAGCGGGTACACGTCGGGCTACGCCTGGGCGAGATCGTCCGGCGTCGGCCGCCGGGTCTGACCGCGAGCCAGTGGAACACGGCCAGCCGGACGCTGTTCGACCATGTGGTCTGCACGGCGGCGACCGGACGGCCCGAGTTCGCCGTCGAGTTCCGGTCGCCGTCGACCGACGCCACCGCTCGGCGGGCCGAGCGGACCACCGAGGTGGTCGCCGCCGCGATCGGGCTGCCGTTGCTCCGGGTCGTCTCCGCCACCCTGCCCGGCACCGGACACGGGGCGCGGATCGTCGGGTACCTCGTCGACGCCCGCCGGTACGCCGCCGGTGCCGCCGGTTCTGACGTGGCGGACGTCGGGTTCCGGGACATCGTCGGCCGGCTACCCGACGGACGTGAGGGCGCGGTCAACGACCTCGGCGCGCTCGCCCGCGCCGAAGCGGTGCAGGCGTACGTGGCACGTCGGCTGACCGATCCGATCCTGCGCGGGTTGCACGTGTGCTGGACGCGGGGGCCGGCCGAGGGTTGGGGTTGGGCCGAGGTGCGTTCGGGCGAGGTGCTGGTGGAGCGGGTGACCGTGCACGCGTACGGCCTCTCCTGTGGCGTCGAACCCGCCCGGCTCGCCGAGGACCTGGCCGTCCTCGCGATAGGCGAGCGACTGCGGACCATCGAGGCCGGCGTGCCGACACTGTTGCCACTCGGGGATCTGCTGGCCGACATCCGGCGGCTGCGGGACCGACGCGACGAACTCGTCGGCGATTTCGCCTACGACCATCTCTGCCAGCGGTGACCGCATCCTGAGCGTTCGTCGACCAAGGGCGGACGGTGACCGGCCGGGCGCGGAAAGAAACATCGGAAAAAAGTTGGCGGCCTTTGAACCGCCGTCGGAGCGCACCCGTACCTC
Proteins encoded in this region:
- a CDS encoding Ig-like domain-containing protein; the protein is MMLRRRLTLLAVSVAATPLALGACTGDRRAGQPAEARANPELSVTPAEGTRDVPVTGEVGTVVKHGRVTAVRITDDKGTTVAAEPREDGTGWVPSRSLEPKRTYTAEVTATGDSGKTVTRRTSFTTQPKSSKPTIVSTLYFAGDRTYGTAMPVTVAFDPPIPEEARADVQRRLFVKTDPPQPGTWSWVSDGSQVYYRAPDFWRPGTSIKVRSALEGLPIGKEHVGDADRRATSKIGRQVELEIDNASKQMSVIRDGKLLRKLPVSLGKPSTPTSSGKMVIMEKHDFTTFDTRGSADPYVVDVEDAQRLTWGGEFIHGAPWSEGDQGYTNVSHGCTNLSAANADWLMGITQVGDLVTVKGTEVELNEGNGWTAWNVGWEQFARGSALPVPAGLRPSPTQAPDPGAVAGGSPEPQPSASGG
- a CDS encoding DUF2726 domain-containing protein; amino-acid sequence: MGTTMTGEDDRVLSQVPEEAGRGPVLIRAEQRVHVGLRLGEIVRRRPPGLTASQWNTASRTLFDHVVCTAATGRPEFAVEFRSPSTDATARRAERTTEVVAAAIGLPLLRVVSATLPGTGHGARIVGYLVDARRYAAGAAGSDVADVGFRDIVGRLPDGREGAVNDLGALARAEAVQAYVARRLTDPILRGLHVCWTRGPAEGWGWAEVRSGEVLVERVTVHAYGLSCGVEPARLAEDLAVLAIGERLRTIEAGVPTLLPLGDLLADIRRLRDRRDELVGDFAYDHLCQR
- a CDS encoding anti-sigma factor antagonist (This anti-anti-sigma factor, or anti-sigma factor antagonist, belongs to a family that includes characterized members SpoIIAA, RsbV, RsfA, and RsfB.) — protein: MREREERFHVETVVSDDAVCVRVVGVIDIATVAAFRAALWAAPTRTELRVDLSGVRLLSAAGVRTLVAARLWVRSQGGNLVLLDPPPLVERVLRATGLGRVIPVVGTTPERVLAAA
- a CDS encoding helical backbone metal receptor, with the translated sequence MRVVSLVPSLTEAVAATLPGLLVGATDWCTHPADLDVPRVGGTKYPDLDRIRALRPDLVLLNVEENRRADATALAAAGIPTRVTYPRTVDGALTELTDLLRELGTAAEPRWLTEARRAWAALPGTPVPRRAVVPVWRRPWVVLGADTFAGDLLRRLGIDNPYGEQPERYPRPTLPQLRDQTPELVVLPDEPYRFTRDDGPEAFPGIPCALVSGRHLTWYGPSLAEAPALLSAQLADLYVAR
- the pdhA gene encoding pyruvate dehydrogenase (acetyl-transferring) E1 component subunit alpha encodes the protein MTTTPQAARRASPRKRRPATPAAADPAAGLLPQTEPVRLLNPDGTLLPTRADYPEPPVEALREMYRRMVVGRRFDAQATALTKQGRLAVYPSSRGQEACQVGGVLALRDEDWVFPTYRESMALTARGIDPVEVLTLLRGDWHCGYDPAQRRTAPQCTPLATQCVHAAGLAYGESYQGRDTVALVYIGDGATSEGDFHEGVNFAAVFKAPVVYFVQNNRYAISVPLSRQTAAPTLAHKGVGYGVPSEQVDGNDPVAVLAVLTRAVAHARAGRGPFLVEAHTYRMEPHTNADDASRYRDADEVEAWRDRDPLVRLETYLRGRDVLDDAAVAEIAEQAETYAADLRDRMNSQPTVDPLSLFDHVYAEPTAQLVEQREQVRAELAAAAEEDA
- a CDS encoding Lrp/AsnC family transcriptional regulator, producing the protein MSQETADEADRRGGTGRSAVALDEVDRRILDELTRDGRLSIRTLAERVHVSRTNAYARVERLLRDGVITGFSARVAPEVAGLGTSAYIALTIRQNTWREVSAELARVRYVEHVALLSGEHDVLALVRAPDNATLRDVVLDRVQRIAGVLATRSWLVFEEYDGTRSPWE
- a CDS encoding alpha-ketoacid dehydrogenase subunit beta; this encodes MATMTMAKALNAALADAMLDDERVLVFGEDVGQLGGVFRITDGLQARFGDKRCFDTPLAEAGIVGFAVGLAMSGLRPVVEMQFDAFAYPAFEQIASHVAKLRNRTRGALSVPMVIRVPYAGGIGGVEHHCDSSEAYYAHTPGLKVVTPATVDDAYSLLREAIDDPDPVVFMEPKKLYFAGAETALPTRTEPFGRAVVRRPGRDATLVAYGPAVPVALEAAEAARDEGWDLEVVDVRTIVPFDDATIAASVRRTGRCVVVQEAQGFAGVGAEIAARVQERCFHALHAPVLRVSGLDIPYPAPMLEHTHLPSVDRVLDAVARLQWDDQPDRRWLTESSAA
- a CDS encoding FKBP-type peptidyl-prolyl cis-trans isomerase is translated as MNQAASKPEIGPIEGAPPADLVIEEITVGEGPEAQPGQVARVHYVGVSHSTGAEFDASWNRGEPFDFPLGGGRVIAGWDQGVVGMRVGGRRRLTIPPHLGYGSRGAGGVIKPNETLVFVVDLLGVR
- a CDS encoding dihydrolipoamide acetyltransferase family protein encodes the protein MTEKVFLLPDLGEGLAEAEIVQWRVAVGDTVTVDQTVVEVETAKAVVDVPCPYAGRVVALHGAEGEVRPVGQPLITVAGPVGGHADGSEPTGHAVYREEERAGSGNVLIGYGTGHGGARRRRRPRLAAAGDASGASGAPTASGAGRPVAVADREPGPPEPAQPLVISPIVRRLARERGVDLTTVRGSGPGGVVRRADVEAAARDVSGASADVGARLAAVPDRPATTGQHPAPGDPGMAGAQDLVIPLTGIRRTIADKLSRSRREIPEVTIWVDADATALLETRAAINSARPDRPVSILALFARICLSGLRRYPQLNARVDTEGQRIVQSAGVHLGIAAQTDRGLVVPVLRDAERLTTTELAVELAATTAAARAGELSPARLTGGTFTLNNYGVFGVDGSTPIINHPEAALLGIGRIVDKPWVVDGQLAVRKVTQLSLTFDHRVCDGGVAGGFLRQVADCVEQPALLIATV